A DNA window from Buttiauxella agrestis contains the following coding sequences:
- the cdd gene encoding cytidine deaminase, whose amino-acid sequence MRSRFQAALAQLPASLQAALQPLIADAHFPAMFSAAEVESLKAQTGLDDDALAFALLPLAAACARADLSQFYVGAVARGVSGNLYFGGNMEFLGSTMQQTVHAEQSAITHAWMRGEKALAAITVNYTPCGHCRQFMNELNSGVALRINLPGRKPATLGDYLPDAFGPRDLEIKTLLLDEMDHGFTLQGDELSHAAITAANRSHAPYSNAPSGVALEMRDGTIFTGSYAENAAFNPSLPPLQAALNLLSLSGYDYNDIQRAILAEKAEAPLTQWDATAATLKALGCMNIDRALLN is encoded by the coding sequence ATGCGCTCACGTTTTCAGGCTGCTCTCGCACAACTCCCGGCTTCACTGCAAGCCGCTTTGCAACCCTTGATTGCTGATGCCCACTTCCCGGCGATGTTTAGCGCCGCGGAAGTGGAATCACTGAAAGCCCAGACCGGGCTTGATGATGATGCGCTGGCATTTGCTTTGCTGCCGCTTGCCGCAGCCTGTGCCCGCGCGGATTTGTCGCAGTTCTATGTGGGTGCGGTAGCGCGTGGCGTCAGCGGAAATCTCTATTTCGGCGGCAACATGGAGTTTCTTGGCTCCACCATGCAGCAAACCGTTCATGCCGAGCAAAGTGCAATTACCCATGCGTGGATGCGTGGCGAAAAAGCCCTCGCCGCGATTACCGTCAACTACACGCCGTGTGGCCATTGCCGCCAGTTTATGAATGAACTGAACAGCGGCGTGGCATTGCGTATTAATCTTCCAGGTCGCAAGCCTGCCACTCTTGGCGACTATCTGCCAGATGCATTTGGTCCGCGTGATTTAGAAATCAAAACGTTGCTGCTGGATGAAATGGATCATGGCTTTACGCTGCAAGGCGATGAACTCAGCCATGCCGCCATCACGGCCGCAAACCGTAGCCATGCGCCTTACAGCAATGCACCTTCTGGTGTCGCGCTGGAAATGCGCGATGGGACGATTTTCACCGGCAGTTATGCCGAAAACGCCGCATTCAACCCTTCCCTGCCGCCTCTGCAAGCCGCGCTGAATCTGTTGAGCCTTTCTGGCTACGATTACAATGATATCCAGCGTGCGATTCTGGCTGAAAAAGCCGAAGCGCCATTGACACAATGGGATGCGACAGCCGCCACGTTAAAAGCGTTGGGTTGTATGAATATCGACCGCGCACTGTTGAATTGA
- the ldtB gene encoding L,D-transpeptidase — MNMKLRTILLAFVAVVSFSKTASAVTYPLPTDGSRLIGQNQVVTVPEGSTAPLEEYAARYQMGLSNMLEANPGVDPYLPKPGTILNIPQQLILPDTVHEGIVINSAEMRLYYYPAGTNTVIVLPIGIGQLGKDTPLNWTTKVERKKAGPTWTPTAKMHAEYIAAGTPLPAVVPAGPDNPMGLYALYIGRLYAIHGTNANFGIGLRVSHGCVRLRNEDIKFLFEKVPVGTRVQFINEPVKATVEPDGTRYVEVHNPLSTTEEQFNSTEIVPIALKSNVTAITAQPDVDSTVLDQAILNRSGMPVRLN, encoded by the coding sequence ATGAATATGAAACTACGCACAATTTTACTGGCATTTGTGGCTGTCGTGTCTTTCAGTAAGACAGCTTCTGCCGTGACCTATCCTCTGCCAACCGATGGCAGCCGTCTGATTGGTCAAAACCAGGTTGTTACTGTCCCTGAAGGTAGCACTGCACCGCTGGAAGAGTATGCGGCGCGTTACCAGATGGGTCTTTCCAACATGCTGGAAGCGAACCCTGGTGTGGACCCTTATCTGCCAAAGCCGGGCACCATCCTGAACATTCCTCAGCAGTTAATTCTGCCGGATACCGTTCATGAAGGTATCGTGATTAACAGTGCTGAAATGCGCCTTTACTACTACCCGGCTGGCACCAACACCGTCATCGTGTTGCCAATCGGTATCGGCCAGTTGGGTAAAGATACTCCGCTGAACTGGACCACTAAGGTAGAACGTAAGAAAGCAGGCCCGACCTGGACACCAACGGCGAAAATGCACGCAGAATATATTGCTGCCGGTACGCCGCTGCCAGCTGTTGTTCCAGCCGGTCCAGATAACCCAATGGGTCTGTACGCGCTGTACATTGGCCGTCTGTATGCGATTCACGGTACTAACGCCAACTTTGGTATCGGTCTGCGTGTGAGCCACGGTTGTGTGCGTCTGCGTAACGAAGACATCAAATTCCTGTTCGAGAAAGTGCCAGTCGGTACGCGCGTTCAGTTCATCAACGAACCGGTGAAAGCCACCGTTGAGCCTGATGGCACGCGCTATGTAGAAGTACATAACCCACTGTCCACGACTGAAGAGCAGTTCAACTCAACTGAGATCGTGCCAATCGCGCTGAAAAGCAACGTGACTGCCATTACCGCTCAGCCAGACGTTGACAGCACCGTGCTGGATCAGGCGATTCTGAACCGTTCCGGTATGCCGGTACGTTTGAACTAA
- a CDS encoding CidA/LrgA family protein, producing MRNSLTVIWQYLRSFVLIYICLYVGIAIASLLPITIPGSIIGMLILFVLLSLQILPAKWVKPSCHLLIRYMALLFVPIGVGVMQYVDVIKQQFGPVVVSCFISTLVVLVIVSWSSHLVHGERKVVGESEGETK from the coding sequence ATGCGTAATTCGCTCACCGTAATTTGGCAGTACCTGCGTTCATTTGTATTAATTTACATATGCTTATATGTGGGCATTGCTATTGCATCGCTGTTGCCGATCACTATTCCCGGCAGCATTATTGGCATGTTAATTCTGTTTGTTTTGCTGTCTCTGCAAATCCTGCCAGCGAAATGGGTTAAACCAAGTTGCCACCTGCTGATTCGTTATATGGCGCTGCTCTTTGTACCGATTGGTGTGGGCGTCATGCAGTATGTTGATGTGATAAAACAGCAATTTGGCCCGGTGGTTGTCTCCTGCTTTATCAGTACCTTAGTGGTATTAGTTATCGTGAGCTGGAGTTCTCATTTGGTACATGGCGAACGTAAAGTCGTGGGTGAAAGCGAGGGTGAAACAAAATGA
- the sanA gene encoding outer membrane permeability protein SanA, which translates to MLKRLFYSLLVIIGLAVVAALCLDRWISWKTAPYVYDELQDLPYRQVGVVLGTAKYYRTGVINQYYQFRIQGALNAYNSGKVNYLLLSGDNALQSYNEPMTMRKDLIAGGVDPADIVLDYAGFRTLDSIVRTRKVFDTNDFIIITQRFHCERALFIALHMGIQAQCYAVPSPKNMMTVRIREFGARLGALADLYIFKREPRFLGPLVPIPAMHEVPEDAQAYPAVTPEQLLELQKKEKK; encoded by the coding sequence ATGTTGAAGCGCTTGTTTTATAGCCTGTTGGTGATAATCGGCTTGGCTGTGGTGGCTGCGCTTTGTCTTGACCGCTGGATAAGCTGGAAAACTGCACCTTACGTTTACGACGAACTGCAAGATTTGCCCTATCGCCAGGTTGGCGTGGTGTTGGGCACTGCCAAGTATTACCGCACCGGTGTGATTAATCAGTATTATCAATTCCGAATTCAGGGTGCGTTAAATGCCTATAACAGCGGCAAGGTGAACTACCTGCTGTTGAGCGGCGATAATGCGCTGCAAAGCTACAACGAACCCATGACCATGCGTAAAGACCTGATTGCCGGTGGTGTCGATCCTGCCGATATCGTGCTGGATTACGCAGGTTTCCGTACTCTGGACTCTATAGTTCGTACGCGAAAAGTCTTTGATACCAATGATTTTATTATTATCACTCAGCGTTTTCACTGCGAACGCGCCCTCTTTATTGCCCTGCATATGGGCATTCAGGCGCAGTGTTACGCCGTCCCTTCGCCAAAAAATATGATGACAGTGCGTATCAGGGAGTTTGGTGCGCGTTTGGGTGCGCTGGCAGATTTGTATATCTTCAAACGTGAGCCGCGTTTCCTGGGGCCGCTGGTGCCTATTCCTGCCATGCATGAAGTGCCTGAAGATGCGCAAGCTTATCCGGCAGTCACACCAGAACAGTTGCTGGAATTGCAGAAGAAAGAGAAGAAATAG
- a CDS encoding CidB/LrgB family autolysis modulator: protein MMHHIWWSLPLTLVTFFLARQIGMRYKSPLLNPLLVSMIVIIPILVFTGTPYDHYFAGSKVLNDLLQPAVVALAFPLYEQLHQIRARWKSIITICFIGSMVAMITGTSVALLMGATPQIAASILPKSVTTPIAMAVGGSIGGIPAISAVCVIFVGILGAVFGHSILNLMGIKTKASRGLSMGAASHALGTARCAELDFQEGAFSSLALVICGIITSLVAPFLFPVILAVFG, encoded by the coding sequence ATGATGCATCATATCTGGTGGTCTTTGCCTTTAACGCTGGTGACCTTCTTTCTCGCTCGCCAAATCGGAATGCGTTATAAGTCGCCGCTGCTGAACCCGTTACTGGTTTCGATGATTGTTATCATCCCCATTCTGGTGTTTACCGGTACGCCCTATGATCACTATTTCGCTGGCAGTAAAGTGCTGAACGATTTGCTGCAACCGGCGGTAGTTGCCCTCGCGTTCCCACTGTATGAACAGCTTCACCAGATTCGTGCACGCTGGAAATCCATTATCACCATCTGTTTTATTGGCAGCATGGTCGCGATGATTACCGGTACATCGGTTGCATTATTAATGGGTGCCACACCACAAATCGCCGCGTCAATCTTGCCTAAGTCTGTCACCACACCGATTGCCATGGCGGTGGGCGGCAGTATCGGCGGCATCCCGGCAATTAGCGCCGTCTGCGTGATTTTTGTGGGGATTCTGGGCGCGGTGTTTGGTCACAGCATTCTGAATCTGATGGGTATCAAAACCAAAGCGTCGCGCGGCCTGTCGATGGGTGCTGCCTCTCACGCCCTTGGGACTGCGCGTTGTGCTGAACTGGATTTTCAGGAAGGCGCATTCAGCTCACTGGCGCTGGTGATTTGCGGCATTATTACGTCGCTGGTTGCCCCATTCTTATTCCCGGTGATTTTGGCTGTGTTTGGTTAA